Sequence from the Mytilus galloprovincialis chromosome 10, xbMytGall1.hap1.1, whole genome shotgun sequence genome:
ACACAATGCAATTTCATATGAACCGCCTATAACATATCGTATCAAATTGGTTATAACTTTGTAAAATTTTGATTGCTACTTTTTCTATGATAAAGcattctattttatttaaattatagtGTCAGATCTCCCAACTACAGCCTCCAAAGTACCGAAAAGAAAAAGTAGTAAGTTTATCCATATCGCGTTATTAACACATATGCAACTGTAATGTACATATATTCCATTGCTAGTAAATATGAATGAACAAGGCAGTATTGAGTGTGAATGCCGATTTGCATGGCTGTATGCTTAATTCAAATTGGAATTTATGGGAAAATATTCAACCAATATATACATGTTACTAAATAACTgagaaaaataataatgtttaaGTTGAGACTATGTTAACTGATACACATATACTTTCTTAATGAACCATGTATCAATCTATATAATTTCCTAGTTTTCGGAATcctttgtttcatttattttatctGACATGGAAGTTCTTGTATATTTTAGGCCAAGGTGAACGACAGCAAACAACTGGTGAGTTGGTTTTTTTCCAACGGACACGAATGCTCAAATTAAAGTGTAATTTTAAAGAAGTAGCAAAACTTGACATAACTAATCTATCAGAATCATTTGTTATGATGTTTATACACATCAGTCGATCAATTTAAGATTCATATGGaagtatgtttttaattttaatgtaatttGACATTGGTGTGTGCTAAGAGTAGGTATAAGATTGATTGCAGAATATTCAACGCGGAGTAAATATAAGATTGATTGCAGAATATTATACGCAAAGGCGTGTTACCAAAATACTGATAAAATATGACTTTTTGAATGACGAGGCTACATAAAGTGGTACACATAAACTTTCGGGATGTAATATGTATCAATTTAAATAATTTCCTTGTGTTCGGAATTTCAGGTTTGATTTACTATATCTGACATCCAAATTATTGTACATTACAGATAAAGATGAAATACAGCCATCTGGTAAGTTTTCCCTGATAGTATTTAAAGCTGTATTTACATAATTACATAGTAATTACAAAAAAGTACCAATCATTGACAGTACAATTCCATCAACATTATTGTTAATGATGTATATACAGATCAATAGATCaattcaaacatggaatattgatTTTAATGCATTTTGAAATTGCTGTGTGCTAAATACAAGTGTAAATGCTCTTTCGttccgacgttggaaagttccGGCCGAAAAgttcttcctctggtttaaaagttccaccggAACAGAGTGACAAGTTGCaaagttccaacggaacataTCAACAAGTTAGAAAGTTCCTTTTTTCCAAACTAGTCAAAACCGGAACTAACAAACTAAcccaaaagttccaacggaacttatCAACCAGGCAGAAATTTCCATTTGGATAATTGATGCCAAGTAAAAGCGCAACATATCATATTTGAACCTTTCAAAGGGAAACCAAGATACTGATGACAAAAGTCAAAAGAAAATTATCAACTAGTGACAAAGTTCCACTTTGGCAAATACGTCAAAACTGGAACTAACAAACTGgcccaaaagttccaacggaacttatCAACCAGTCACAAAGTTCCATTTGGAGAGTTGATGCAAAGACCCACATGAGGAGGGGATATTCTTCCCTCTCTTGAGGATACTATGAATACTAAATTTGCATGATAATGCAACTTATTCCGTTTTATGTGAGCTTTGAAATACTACTTAAATTTTGCTGGGGAAGTTTGTTCTTCCCCCTCAgtacatcaaaatttaaatacattttcatgCGTTGGGTATTCCTGTTAATTAATGATTTGCTCTTATATCTGCTGATACTCATTCTTCCCCCTTTTCTACAAAAAGGACGAAATATTGGTATATTTGGAACGATGAACCAGTTGTTCTGTTCCACCAGATCTTTTCAATTAGCTACATTGTTCAGGGACTTTTCAACTAGCTACTTTTTCTGGAACTTTTTGACTGCACTCGGAATAAAACAACTAGTTGGAAAGTTCCATCGGAATGAAATAACAAGTTTAAAAGTTCCGCCAGAACAAAGTAACTGACGGAACATACTGGCTGTTACTAACTGTAAAAATATGATTTACAGGAGAATATTCCACCGTTATACGCGTGTTACTAAACTACTGAAAAACTTTCCTTGTGTTCGGATTTTTTTGTGTAATCCATTGCATCTGACATCTGCATTGTTGTATATTTCAGGTAAAGTTGAACTACATGCATTAAGAATGTTATTTTTTAGATGGTATTAAAAGGTCAAATCAAAGTGTGTTAACAAAACAGCAAACAATTATAGTTCCATTctatcaacataaaaaaaagtatgctGTCTTAAATTCAACAGTCGATTTTCATATGAGCACTGGGTCgctgcctctgctggtggactattagtccccgagggtatcacaagcccagtagccaGTGCTTCGGtaatggcatgaaaatacggatttttttgtgtgattagaatttgctgttacaaaatgatagaaattataataaattaaggaatgtatctccctcatgcaaagctctgattcctttcacggatttggctatactttttgaaccttttggatAACAGCTCTTCATCTtctatataagctttggatttcaaatattttggtcaggagcatcactgaagagacatgtattgtcgaaatgcgtatctggtgcaagaaaattggtaccgttaattgtataACTACCACTAAGTCGatcctctgctggtggactattagtctccgagggtatcactagcccagtaaccagtacttcggtactggcatgaaaatacggatttgttgTGTTATTagaatttgctgttacaaaattatagaaattattacaaaattaaggaatgtatctccctcatgcaaagctctgattcctttcaggGATTTGGCcgactttttggaccttttggattatagctcttcttcttttatataagctttggatttcaaatattttggccacgagcatcactgaagagacatgtattgtcgaaatgcgcatctggtgcaaaaaaattggtaccgttaattttattctaaCGTATTGTATGGAATCTGTTACAActttatataattttgatttcTTCTTTTTCTCTGACATAGAATTCTATTTGTTATATTACAGTGTCAGATGTTCTAACTGCAGCCTCCAAAGTACTGAAAAGAAAAAGCAGTAAGTTTATTCATATGTTAATATAAACACATATGCAACTGCAAAATATATTCCCTCGCTGGTAAATGTGAATGAGAATGGCAGTATTgaatgtgaatataaaaaagaagatgcggtatggttgtcaatgagacaactaaccacaaaagaccaaaatgacacagacattaacaactataggtcatcgtacggtcttcaacaatgagcaaagcccataccgcatagtcagctataaaaggccgcgataagacaatgtaaaacaattcaaacgagaaaactaacggccttatttatgtaaaaaaactgaacgaaaaacaaatatataacacataaacaaacgacaaccactgaatatacaggctcctgacttgggacaggcacatacataaataatgtggcggggttaaacaagttaacaggatcccaaccctctccctaacctgggacagtggtatcacagtacaacataagaacgaactataaaaatcagttgaaaaaggcttaactcatcagatggacaaaaatataagtggacgtggccgggtacttatacatcccgacacaaaaagacacaatgaacagatctgagagtactcgcagttatctgacagctagttcaaagccacttacaactaataaaaaaatcatgcatcttaagactaaactatcaatccgtacacatccaacatccaatggatttagtgtaaagacatcataaacagccagagaaaaacatgaccttgtgcaatgccaagttacaggtatcgacagattgtagatccatgaatatgtatatatataacatactagtaaaattttgtaagcttttaatctactgataacaaaatcaatatttattccaataaaaacaatatttaatgatcttattacagtgttgaataggtaaccgtttagattaatttttttaaaggagcgacaagtttacatggatcatttctaaatttccgaaTACGGTTAACAACTTTTcggtaaaaatgaggatgtgctatcccgtttgaaataagttttctacaggtacatccaaacttcaaaaccaaatctttatatctatgaaaaaatttagtaaaggttttcagTAATTATGAATGCCAATTTGCATGGCTTAATGCTAACAGTAAAATTAGAATTTATGGGATTATATTCAACCGTTCTTTCGGTGTTACTTAAATACtgagaattttgtttttttgtttaagtAGAGACTACGTTAACTGATACACATATACTTTCTAAATGTACAATGTATCAATTTATATAGTTTCCTTGTTTTCGAAATGTCTTCTTTCATTCATTTTATCTGACATGCAAGTTCTTGTATATTTTAGGCCAAGGTGAACGACAGCCATCCGGTGAGTTATTTTTTCAATGGTCTTAAAAGCTCCAATTAAAGTGTGATTTCAAAGAAGTAGCGAACCTTGACAGTACTATTCTATCAGAATAATTTGTAATGATGTTTATAACCATCAGACGAtcaatttaagttttaaaatgaaGTATTCAATTTTAAAGTAATTTCACATTGTTGTTTGTTAACAGTAGAAATAAGATTGATGGGAGACTATTCAACAGATTTACGCTTATGCGTGACACCAAATACTGAAAGTTTGACTTTTTTAATGAGGAGGCTACGTAAACTGACATATATAAACTCTCAGTATGTAGGATGTATAAAGGTGAATAATTTCCTTGTGTTTGGAATTGTTTGTTTGATCCATTGTATCTGACATCAAAATTCTTGTATATTTCAAGTCAAGTTGAATTAAAGCCATCTGGTAAGATTTCTCTGATTGTATTTAAAGCTGAAATTacacttcaatttaaaaaaaagtagcagAGATTGACAGTACAAttctatcaaaattatttgtaatgatgatataaaGATCAAACGATCAATTTTAATATGGAATATTGATTTCTTACGTATGTTGACATTGTTGTGTGCTACAATCGAAACAAGATTAACAGTATAATATTCTACGATTACATGTTACATGCGTGTTATTAAATTATTGAACAAGTTTCCTTGAGGCCGTTTTAATCTTCCGTTTTATCCATTATATCTGACTTCCGCATTGTTGTATATGTTAGGTCAAGTTATACAACAGCGATCTGGTAAGTTTTGTTTTAGATTGTATTAAAAGCTCAAATTAATGTCCGATGTTAACAAAACAGCAAACATCGACGGATCTACTCTATCAAAATCCAGAAATCATTAGCTAGGATCTCGTTGAACATAAGAAGATAAATTTAATGAAGCTAACACTTTTTCTGACTTCTATTCTTACCCACTGATGGTCTGCCATTAACAAACATTTCAATTAGATAACATTTatgttcataattttttgttagtTGTAAACAAAGTGGATAATGGCACATGAATACAACGATGAACTGATGCCTGCGCTCATGCGTTTTCAAAGTGCTTTCTAATTCTTTGACTTCAGAATGTAAAAATGAGGCGACATATCATTTGAATAAAAGTTCATGCTTTCTGAAATACAACATGCAATTTTCATATGAGCCACCTTCAACTTATTATATCTAATTGGTTCAACTTTACATAGTTTTGATTGCTACTTTTTTTCTGACAAagcattttatttctttatattataGTGTCAAATGTTCTAACTGTAGCCTCGAAAAAACTGAAGGATAATAGTAGTTAGTTTATCTATATCACGTTATCAATACATATGCAACTGCAAAGTGCAGAATTGTATATGTACAGGAATATGGCAGTATTGAATATAAAGCCAATTTGCCTTGCTGTGTGCAATCAGTAAATTTTAGATTTATGGGAGAATATTCCACCGTTTTAAGGGTGTTACTTAATTACTGAAAAACTTATTTTGTTTAAGTAGAGACTATGTCAACGAATACACATATATTCTTGGATGTActatgtatcaatatatataatttcCTTGTGTTCGGAGTCTTTCGTTTCATTCATGTCATCCTACATGCTGGTTCTTGTTTATTTTAGGCCAAGGTGAGCAACAGCGTCATCTGGCGTTTTTTTTTCGATTGCCTTCAAAGGTTAATTTAAGATATGATGTAAAGAAGTAGCAAACCTTGACAGAACTACTCTATCAGAATAATTTGTAATGATGTTTTAAACATCCGATTTTCAACTATATGTTGCGCATGGaagtatttaatattatttttatttgaaattagtgTGTgctaacagaaaaaaataagaattatttgaGTATATTCAACAGCTATACGCGTACGTGTGTTACCTAAATACTAGAATGCATGACTTTCCAATGAAGAGTCTTAGTAAATTTTCGGGAtgttactgtaaaccaactaattttcgcaaACGATTTATTTCGAGAGATGTAAAAAACCGCGAATATTAATCTTCgcgaaaatttaaaactttgatctGTCCTTGTCTAATTACATTtagtaaatttgaaaatcgcgaaattaaattgCTGCGAATTCGGCTAGAAAGAGCTAAACGCGAAATTAAGTAtccgcaaaaataagttggtttacagtatatgtaTAAACGTCAATTATTTCCTTGTGTTTAgagtttttggttttattttttatatcatacatCACAATTCttgtatattttagttaaaattgAACTAACGCTATCTGGTAAAGTTTTTCTTCAAGCTTGTATTTAAAGCTCTAATTAGAGGGTTATTTGAATAATGTAGCAAATATCGACACTACTACTCTGCCATGATCATTTGAAATGATGTATATAAACTTCAAACGATCAATTTAAGATTCAAATTGAATATTGATTTTATACAAAACTTGACATTGTTTTGTTCTATCAGTACACGTGTTaccaaatttactgaaaaaaagtaTGACTCCTTAAATTAATACACATAACATTTTACGATGCAATATGTACATTTTTTCCTTGTGACGATATTTGGCATTTCTTCTCTTATGTCTGACATCCAAATAGGAGTTTTTCCTTAATTAACTATACAAGAAGATGTTACAAATTAGTTGTATTAATGAAATCAATTAAATGCCTTCTAATGAAGTGTGTACATAAAAAGAATTACCCTAGGGACAAAGGTGTAGTTTAACGGGCTTGAAATTTCTTACAGTAATTCTGCGGTTCCAAATTAACTAGATATGTTTTTTCCATACTGTGCAATAATCAGGTTgtaaaataatgtcaaaaaattattacgGTGAATATTAAACCTTTTCATCTGCATCTTATTTCAGTTTGTTTCAATAAAGAACAGACTAAATTCGTGGGGTCCTTCGCTGCCTTGTTGAATTGGACAGTAAACGAAACTGCCTTAAAAACGATGATGTCCAAAGGGGTTCAACGAGGAGTCTTCAAGGAGGAGGAATTCACCTTGTCCCAACTAAGGGACAAGGTGAAAAACATGAGAAAGTCAGTAATATTGTAATATATTTTGAATGTAGTCTTCTTTATACTTGGTCCAAATGTTCAGTGTTCGACATCTGTGGTAGTTTATATTCTATTTCATTATTAAGCATTTGAGTTTATTACATTTCAGTTTTAAATTGGCATACACTAGTTTATGACAAAAACATTTCTAGATTTTACgattatttcttaaattattcaatatatcacaaatttattcatttttttttttatcatcaatttatatatttttttcaggaagCCAATGAAGCCTTCCCTGTAAGATGGTTTACAGACATTGACTTGTGAGGAATAAACGGTAGAAGAACGACCATTATGTCCTAGGATATCCAGCTGGCCATACAGATTTTAACATTGTGAAAGTCAATATTTTTGATGAATATATGTTTTTCTACTATCATgaattaagaaaatcatgatgcCTGTCTGTTTGACAGTGTTacattttccaattttttgtgtgcATTATTCATTGAACTTTGTAACAATAAGGGTATACATATTTTCCAACTTATTCCATTTCACATTTCATGTATATAGTTCCCAAAAAGCATCTTACATTAATGTAGTTATTCATGATTAAATGTAGTCTATTgatctcttttttcttttttctttattagcATGCTTTAAGATTAGACacttttatcaatatggaatGATTATAAGATAACAATTTGTTTGatctaattaaaaataaaatagattgaCTCTATTCTTAGTCTATTTTATATTGTAGCACCTGCTCCAAGACATATAACTTGATATGACACACTTTGtatgttagggttagggttaaggttagggttaggtttagggttagggctagggctagggtagtgtactttggcGAGAGTTATTGAGGTGCCctttgtcacttctgcgcatgtctgcccttttttgtgactgcgcatgcgtcagaaatgtcaaaaaatatttctaagtacagagtatgaaaagtgcctttgacctcaatcttcaaacaggtgtagaatggatttgaatagagatattttcataaagttaactgttccgaaaagatggaAAGAtaatctagaggatgaaaacttattggtatcactgaagtgtacgaccgcactttccgacctcaatgaagaaacgtttgtgcgagagtaaaccCTAACCCCGAAATTTAccccaactcccaaactacaacagataaagacttgcggtcttcactacGGGCTTTATTGTCCAAAAGTACTGACCCTAAGGTGGTCGATTTTTGAACGGCAAGCCgatcgaagcataggatcatgtttatattgaaaagatcgactatgaaaagtatcaaaaaccataacctgacccccccatccctccaaaactctaatttttgagaagttcgtgaaaaaacttaatacgaaaatctaatcggttaccctcctagacttaccCTTTCCCAGATGGAGTAAGGCCTCCTAAACAACAGTATttacacatttggggtttggatTAGGGTTAGTGTTTGCGTTAGGGTCAGGATTAGGGTTACGGTTAAGGTTAGGGTCaggattgggacagggtagtgtactttgacgagggttagtgaggtgccctttgtcacttctgcgcatgtctgcccttttttgtgactgcgcatgcgtcagaaatttcaaaaaatattttaagtacagagtatgaaaagtgcctttgacctcaatcttcaaacagatgtagaatggatttgaatagagatattttcataaagttaactgttccgaaaagatggaAAGAtaatctagaggatgaaaacttattggtatcactgaagtgtacggccgcactttccgacctcactgaagaaacgtttgtgcgagagtaaagcctaaccccgaaattaacccCTACTTCTAAACTACAACAGATAAAGATTTGCGGTCTTCACTACGGGCTTTATTGTCCAAAACCCTGTCCCAAAGGGGGTCGATTTTTGAACGGCAAGCCGAtcgaagcatagaatcatgtttaaatattgaaaagatcgactatgaaaagtatcAAAAACCATAACccgaccccccatccctccaaaactctgatttttgagaagttcgtgaaaaaacttaatacgaaaatctaatcggttaccctcctagacttaccCTTTCCCAGATGGAGTAAGGCCTCCTAAACAAcagttttaacacatttggggtttgggttagggttagtgtttgggttagggtcagggttagggttacggttaaggttagggtcaggattgggacagggtagtgtccTTTggcgagggttagtgaggtgccctttgtcacttctgcgcatgtctgcccttttttgtgactgcgcatgcgtcagaaatttcaaaaaatatttctaagtacagagtatgaaaagtgcctttgacctcaatcttcaaacagatgtagaatgaatttgtatagtgatattttcataaagttaactgttccgaaaagatggaAAGAtaatctagaggatgaaaacttattggtatcactgaagtgtacggccgcactttccgacctcactgaagaaacgtttgtgcgagagtaaagcctaaccccgacaTTAACCCCAACTCCCTAACTACaacagataaagacttgcggtcttcaccacgGGCTGAATTGTCCAAAAGTACTGCACCTAATGTGGTCGATTTTTGAAC
This genomic interval carries:
- the LOC143048925 gene encoding uncharacterized protein LOC143048925 encodes the protein MESWIKAQFEESSQDLKNEIREQHIATVTDLKMFVERKLTKQKEAEEREHKEEEISENEEPELQDVAENESRLMHYMLSQFAPASSIPEFESIASGSGLQKRKVSDLPTTASKVPKRKSSQGERQQTTDKDEIQPSVSDVLTAASKVLKRKSSQGERQPSVCFNKEQTKFVGSFAALLNWTVNETALKTMMSKGVQRGVFKEEEFTLSQLRDKVKNMRKKPMKPSL